From a region of the Paenibacillus lutimineralis genome:
- a CDS encoding DUF5693 family protein: protein MVQSWQRWNQASRKWLWILVIVGIVASIPVIYQRVETESSANKVEIVFNYRGLVEISNYQANPAAYMNEQLDRLKEAGVTTMAMFEGSLDEYQKTRRIMVFSEADIAKFNKSLVTPNSNFTYIAFTTDDSEKQLRPVIEGAFSGLGVSVLPWEYEGRPGLVVEMSPDEALLKPMPIDKMAFSMLQDKGFIILPRLSDNIPYDQAAMDEELKYFADHGVNRILFEGEAVKGFQDNEEMNSLQGFADLLNKYNIGTAAIENLKAPQKGFNKLAYLTDYNVVRLHPLADAEATQDTETLADRFALATKDRNIRMIYLNASPAKDAGKAAITNPIDNLVHSLQEPGNAIQRIQDNGFELGQAEAFHVYDASWQKYLKALVVLGGVAMIAWLISYFIAPITLAVFVLGLIGSAGLYVLKPTLMEQALALFVAISAPTIAVVLAIRKVNEVSDAKTTLPNSKRLVHTLVLYVKTAVISLSAVPFVIALLNNITYSLVLNQFRGVSLLHLGPILLIAIYVFLYQGESVWKELNRWLKMRITLLWVVVAAVLGAVGLYYLSRTGNAGSLLPGEATFRSVLENTFGVRPRNKEFLLAHPLFLVGIFAAFRYRWALYAMVIAVMGQLSMVDTFAHIHTPAVLSLIRGLLGLGLGLIVGLIAIVIWHIIERCWDKWSPRLLKP from the coding sequence GTGGTACAAAGTTGGCAGCGGTGGAATCAAGCTTCCCGCAAATGGCTATGGATTTTGGTGATAGTGGGGATTGTCGCCTCTATACCTGTAATTTATCAACGGGTGGAGACGGAGTCCTCGGCAAATAAAGTGGAAATTGTATTCAATTATCGCGGATTGGTCGAGATATCGAATTATCAAGCTAATCCGGCGGCCTATATGAATGAACAATTGGATCGATTGAAGGAAGCCGGAGTTACAACGATGGCTATGTTCGAGGGCTCGCTTGATGAATATCAGAAGACAAGACGGATTATGGTCTTTAGTGAGGCTGATATCGCCAAGTTCAATAAGTCATTGGTGACCCCGAACAGCAACTTTACTTATATTGCATTTACGACTGATGACAGCGAGAAGCAGCTTCGTCCTGTGATTGAAGGAGCTTTTAGCGGATTAGGCGTTTCAGTACTGCCTTGGGAATATGAGGGGCGTCCAGGTCTGGTCGTGGAGATGTCTCCAGATGAAGCGCTGCTGAAGCCGATGCCGATTGATAAAATGGCGTTCTCTATGCTACAAGATAAAGGCTTTATTATATTGCCGCGGTTGTCTGACAATATCCCTTATGATCAAGCGGCGATGGATGAAGAACTCAAATATTTTGCAGATCATGGTGTGAATCGCATTCTGTTCGAGGGTGAAGCCGTCAAAGGGTTCCAGGACAATGAGGAAATGAATAGTTTACAGGGCTTTGCCGATCTGCTGAACAAATATAATATCGGCACCGCCGCGATTGAGAATTTGAAGGCTCCACAAAAAGGCTTCAACAAACTGGCATATCTGACGGATTATAATGTGGTTCGTCTTCATCCGCTCGCTGATGCAGAAGCAACTCAGGATACGGAGACCTTGGCTGATCGGTTCGCTCTGGCGACGAAGGACCGTAATATTCGGATGATTTACTTGAATGCTTCTCCAGCTAAGGATGCCGGGAAAGCAGCAATTACGAATCCGATTGACAATCTGGTCCATTCGCTGCAGGAACCGGGAAATGCGATCCAGCGTATCCAGGATAATGGCTTCGAGCTGGGTCAGGCAGAGGCCTTCCACGTGTATGATGCTTCCTGGCAAAAATATTTGAAGGCGTTAGTCGTACTTGGCGGCGTGGCGATGATCGCATGGCTCATCTCGTACTTCATTGCGCCTATTACCTTAGCAGTATTTGTTCTCGGGTTAATCGGTTCCGCAGGGCTATATGTGCTTAAACCAACTTTAATGGAACAAGCTCTTGCGTTATTCGTGGCGATTAGTGCGCCGACAATTGCGGTAGTGCTGGCCATACGCAAAGTAAATGAAGTCAGTGATGCCAAGACGACGCTTCCAAATAGCAAAAGATTGGTGCATACACTCGTTCTGTATGTGAAGACAGCTGTAATCTCACTGTCGGCCGTTCCTTTTGTAATCGCATTGCTTAACAATATTACGTATAGTCTCGTGCTGAATCAGTTCCGCGGCGTAAGCCTGTTACACTTGGGACCCATTCTGCTGATTGCTATTTATGTCTTCCTGTACCAAGGCGAATCCGTTTGGAAGGAACTAAACCGTTGGCTGAAGATGCGGATTACGCTCCTGTGGGTAGTTGTAGCTGCGGTTCTGGGTGCGGTTGGTCTGTATTATCTGTCTCGGACAGGGAACGCCGGCTCGCTACTGCCTGGTGAAGCCACATTTAGATCTGTGCTCGAGAATACATTTGGCGTAAGACCAAGGAATAAGGAATTCCTGCTTGCGCATCCACTGTTCCTGGTAGGTATCTTCGCTGCGTTCCGTTACCGTTGGGCGCTCTATGCGATGGTTATCGCAGTTATGGGACAGTTGTCTATGGTAGATACCTTCGCTCATATCCATACCCCGGCGGTTCTGTCGCTGATTCGCGGCTTGCTTGGTCTGGGATTGGGATTGATCGTTGGCTTAATCGCGATTGTAATTTGGCATATTATCGAAAGGTGCTGGGATAAATGGTCGCCGCGTCTCCTCAAACCATAG
- a CDS encoding phospho-sugar mutase, with protein MAELSTNVRERLDGWLQDPAIDEATKQELKQLENNPVELEDRFYRDLEFGTGGLRGVIGAGSNRMNRYTVARATQGFAEYILQSHGGQEGKPSVVIAHDCRHFSPEFALEAAQVLAGNGIVAKLFPSLRPTPQLSYTVRELAATGGIVVTASHNPPEYNGYKVYNAFGGQLVPHEAEQVIANIREVTSFGGIKRLSREEAEQQGMLVWLGEAEDEAFAETVAATSVNRELMAAGTAKDLVVVFTPLHGTGNLPVRRVLDKIGFTQVHIVKEQELPDGNFSTVKSPNPEEREAFTMAIELGKQVGADILIGTDPDADRMGAVVRATNGEYEILTGNQSGVILVHYVLGQLKEAGKFPENGAVVKTIVTSEMGATIARHYGATVFNTLTGFKYIGEKMNQFDETGEHTYLFGYEESYGYLAGNYARDKDAIVAASLICEAAAYYKRQGKTLIDVLEELYAQFGYYRESLASRTLKGKDGVAKIGALMEDFRSNPPQQIAGSEVKEVLDYSLGLDGLPKENVLKFMLADGSWFCLRPSGTEPKIKCYFAVCGESNEDAKARLKRLEEEVLARIDA; from the coding sequence ATGGCCGAACTTAGCACGAATGTAAGAGAAAGACTGGACGGTTGGCTCCAGGATCCTGCCATTGATGAAGCGACGAAGCAGGAGCTTAAGCAGCTTGAGAATAATCCGGTGGAGCTGGAAGACCGCTTCTATCGTGATCTTGAATTTGGTACAGGTGGATTGCGCGGTGTTATCGGTGCAGGCAGCAACCGGATGAATCGTTATACGGTGGCTCGAGCGACACAAGGCTTTGCTGAGTATATTTTGCAATCCCATGGCGGACAGGAAGGGAAGCCTTCTGTCGTTATCGCTCATGATTGCCGTCATTTCTCGCCGGAGTTCGCTCTGGAGGCTGCGCAGGTACTCGCCGGCAATGGAATCGTAGCCAAGCTGTTCCCGTCGCTGCGTCCAACGCCGCAGCTATCTTACACCGTGCGTGAATTAGCGGCAACCGGTGGGATTGTCGTAACAGCGAGCCATAATCCGCCTGAATATAATGGATATAAAGTTTATAATGCCTTTGGAGGGCAATTGGTGCCACATGAAGCGGAGCAGGTCATCGCCAATATTCGTGAGGTTACTTCATTCGGCGGGATCAAGCGCCTGAGCCGTGAAGAGGCTGAGCAGCAAGGAATGCTCGTCTGGCTCGGTGAGGCGGAAGACGAAGCCTTTGCTGAGACGGTGGCGGCAACCAGTGTGAATCGTGAGCTGATGGCTGCTGGTACGGCCAAGGATCTGGTCGTCGTATTCACTCCTCTCCATGGTACAGGGAATCTTCCGGTGCGCCGTGTGTTGGATAAGATCGGCTTCACTCAGGTTCATATCGTGAAGGAGCAAGAGTTGCCGGATGGTAATTTCAGCACGGTTAAATCTCCAAACCCCGAGGAGCGCGAGGCGTTCACGATGGCGATTGAGCTTGGCAAGCAGGTCGGAGCGGACATTCTGATTGGAACGGACCCGGATGCTGACCGTATGGGAGCGGTCGTTAGAGCGACGAACGGGGAATATGAGATTTTGACTGGGAATCAATCGGGTGTGATCCTGGTTCACTACGTGCTGGGTCAATTGAAGGAAGCAGGTAAATTCCCTGAGAATGGTGCAGTGGTGAAGACGATCGTAACGAGTGAGATGGGTGCGACCATTGCTCGTCACTACGGTGCTACGGTATTTAATACCCTGACCGGGTTCAAATATATCGGCGAGAAAATGAACCAGTTCGATGAGACTGGTGAGCATACTTATCTATTCGGATATGAAGAGAGCTATGGTTACCTGGCCGGCAACTATGCCCGCGATAAGGATGCTATTGTGGCCGCAAGCCTGATCTGTGAAGCGGCCGCTTATTATAAGCGTCAAGGCAAGACACTGATTGATGTGTTGGAGGAGCTATATGCTCAGTTTGGATATTATCGCGAGTCGCTCGCTTCTCGTACATTGAAGGGCAAAGACGGTGTGGCCAAGATTGGCGCACTGATGGAAGACTTCCGTAGCAACCCGCCGCAGCAAATCGCTGGCTCTGAGGTGAAGGAAGTGCTTGACTACTCGCTTGGATTGGATGGCCTTCCGAAGGAAAATGTATTGAAATTCATGCTCGCGGATGGTTCCTGGTTCTGCCTGCGTCCATCCGGAACGGAGCCGAAAATTAAATGCTATTTCGCCGTTTGTGGCGAGTCCAACGAGGATGCTAAGGCTAGATTGAAACGTCTGGAAGAGGAAGTATTAGCGCGTATAGACGCTTAA